A DNA window from Candidatus Neptunochlamydia vexilliferae contains the following coding sequences:
- the ybeY gene encoding rRNA maturation RNase YbeY: MNIHCISSQSALPISEEKVERLVEAFLKWKSIRIDEVTLHFVNKEEISHLHDLYFNDPSPTDCISFPIDDPMEEGYIVLGEIFVCPEVALDYLTKKGGDPYEEVSLYITHGLLHLLGFDDQNPEDIQIMRGEEKSAINYFREHDLLLSQ, translated from the coding sequence GTGAACATCCACTGCATTTCTAGTCAAAGCGCTCTTCCCATTTCTGAAGAAAAGGTGGAGCGCCTCGTTGAAGCTTTCCTAAAATGGAAAAGCATTCGGATTGATGAAGTGACCCTCCACTTCGTTAACAAAGAGGAAATTTCCCACCTTCACGACCTCTACTTTAATGACCCCTCCCCCACAGACTGCATCTCCTTCCCCATCGACGATCCGATGGAAGAGGGGTATATTGTTTTGGGCGAAATCTTTGTCTGCCCCGAAGTGGCCCTCGATTATCTGACAAAAAAAGGGGGCGATCCTTACGAAGAGGTTTCCCTCTACATCACCCATGGCCTCCTCCACCTTTTGGGCTTCGATGACCAAAATCCTGAAGATATTCAGATCATGAGGGGTGAAGAAAAATCGGCAATCAATTATTTTAGAGAGCATGACCTTCTTCTCAGCCAATAA
- a CDS encoding ankyrin repeat domain-containing protein translates to MTFFSANKGPVEKAHSSTFHSPSGKTRRFANLLYLGICQFANFRIFLESHREIWRKRLSQQVPKYFFFLALMAQALLFGGPESEFFRACLSGDLVGVVSLYEKEGMRLVYARDKDGNTPLHLACCSKKGGHKKEIITFLLSKGVNVNAPNNYQSTPLIIAVSNGNYEATELLLKQKEIKVNQPTQEGFTPLHIAVTNRAPPLIKLLLNHPGVNPNFGTRDGATPLHFAAMQGLEEEAKLLINCPSTDINAPQHGQNYGGATPLHFAAMQAETEIVRALVETGRAHVQAMLTAGVYNGFTPLHFVVLNPDSVNVFETAKLLIQHGANPKTKCAAEKTPLELTSVSIIQALLKNPKKARE, encoded by the coding sequence ATGACCTTCTTCTCAGCCAATAAGGGGCCTGTTGAAAAAGCCCATTCCTCCACCTTTCACTCCCCTTCCGGAAAAACCCGGAGGTTTGCAAATCTCCTATACTTAGGCATATGTCAATTTGCAAACTTCCGGATTTTTCTCGAAAGTCATCGTGAAATCTGGAGAAAGCGGCTCTCTCAACAGGTCCCCAAGTATTTTTTCTTCCTTGCATTGATGGCTCAAGCGCTCCTCTTTGGGGGCCCTGAGTCGGAATTCTTTCGCGCTTGCCTAAGTGGTGACCTCGTAGGCGTCGTCTCTTTATATGAAAAAGAGGGGATGCGTCTTGTTTATGCCCGCGACAAGGATGGAAACACCCCCCTTCACTTGGCTTGCTGCTCGAAAAAAGGGGGACACAAAAAAGAGATCATCACCTTCCTCCTCTCCAAGGGGGTGAATGTGAATGCCCCTAACAACTACCAATCGACCCCTCTGATTATTGCGGTTTCCAATGGGAATTATGAGGCAACGGAGCTTCTCCTTAAGCAAAAGGAGATCAAGGTCAATCAACCGACTCAGGAAGGGTTTACCCCTCTCCACATTGCGGTCACGAACCGGGCGCCTCCTCTGATTAAGCTCCTTTTAAACCATCCTGGGGTCAACCCCAACTTTGGAACGCGCGATGGCGCGACCCCCTTACACTTTGCAGCGATGCAGGGGCTCGAGGAGGAGGCAAAGCTTTTGATCAACTGTCCCAGCACTGATATTAATGCTCCCCAGCACGGCCAGAATTATGGGGGAGCCACTCCCCTTCATTTTGCAGCGATGCAAGCAGAGACAGAGATCGTCAGAGCGCTTGTTGAAACGGGGCGCGCTCATGTCCAAGCCATGCTCACCGCAGGGGTCTATAATGGGTTTACCCCCCTCCACTTTGTCGTTTTAAACCCTGATTCGGTCAATGTCTTCGAAACGGCCAAGCTCTTGATTCAGCATGGGGCCAACCCAAAAACCAAGTGTGCAGCAGAAAAAACCCCCTTAGAGCTCACCTCGGTGAGTATCATCCAGGCTCTTTTGAAAAATCCCAAAAAGGCCCGTGAATGA
- a CDS encoding DNA polymerase III subunit chi: MHKEIRALFFQVRSDQEKKGLIVRLAEEYFEKKEPLLIRVPHEKGLEYVDLLLWRSPPDSFLPHVIKDAPCKDLIVLTSSKENPNEARSILNLCPEPVDNKNFSFIKIYEIEDLASTQKNKTAQERYQAYKTAGFTIITH; the protein is encoded by the coding sequence ATGCATAAGGAGATCCGTGCCCTTTTCTTTCAGGTGCGAAGCGATCAGGAGAAAAAGGGGCTGATTGTCCGCCTTGCTGAGGAATATTTTGAAAAAAAAGAGCCTCTCCTGATCCGCGTCCCTCACGAAAAGGGGCTGGAGTATGTCGACCTTCTTTTATGGCGCTCGCCCCCTGATAGCTTTCTCCCCCATGTGATCAAAGATGCCCCCTGCAAGGACCTGATTGTCCTCACCTCATCCAAGGAAAACCCCAATGAAGCCCGAAGCATCCTTAACCTCTGCCCGGAGCCGGTCGACAATAAAAATTTTTCCTTTATAAAAATTTATGAAATCGAAGATCTCGCCTCCACGCAGAAGAATAAGACTGCCCAGGAGCGCTACCAGGCCTATAAAACAGCCGGCTTCACCATCATCACTCATTAA
- a CDS encoding small basic protein encodes MSRHPSYGKSSKGAKKRNVLKRFERIDVLKKLGRWKEGEDKKVTGLPKTPTMQ; translated from the coding sequence ATGTCACGTCACCCAAGTTACGGAAAATCAAGTAAAGGGGCGAAAAAACGGAACGTCCTCAAGCGATTCGAGCGGATCGATGTCCTCAAAAAACTCGGCCGCTGGAAAGAGGGCGAGGATAAAAAGGTCACTGGCCTTCCTAAAACGCCCACCATGCAGTGA